From Geotalea uraniireducens Rf4:
TCCGACACCGGACAGTCATCAAGCAGGTAGTCGCACACACCCCTGTCACTGTCGAACTTGAGGTAGTCATGGATCTTCTGCCGCCTCAGGTCGCAATCGACCAGGAGCACCGTCTGACTGAATTCCTTGGCAAAGGTCAGGGCCAGGTTGATGGCGGTCAGCGTCTTCCCCTCTCCCGCCAACGCGCTCGTCACCATCAGGGTGTTCCCACCCTTTTCCCGGATGCGGTGCATGATCTTGGTCCGTAATATCCGGTAAGCCTCCACCTCCGGGGCATCGGACATAAAGGCCACGCAACGGTTCTCGGCAATTGCCCGCGGATCAAGGGTCACGGAACGGGACTGGTGATAGGTGGGAGAAACCCACCCCAGCTTCTCCATTTCCGCCGGCCTGGTAGTGAACTCGTATTGTGGAGCCTCCGGCACATGCCTCTTATGTTCCGGCAAACGTATATGCTTCTCCGTGGGGGGTGTCTTTTTCAGGTGATGCACCCGCGGTTTCAGAACAAGTCTTTCGCCTGTGCTGCTTTCATCATGCGGTTCCAATACTTCCATATGCGGTTCCAACACTTCCATATGCGGTTCCAACACATCCATAGGCGGTTCCAACACTTCCGTATGCGGTTCCATCGCTTCCATATGCGGTTACTCCTTCCTTTACAGGTTGGCTCAAAGAGCCATTCTGCGCTTGAAAATGGCCCAGGCCACACTCAGGTCCATGACCAGAAAATGAATTGCCAGCAGGGAAATGGGAATGATCATTATGCCCGCAACAAGAAGCGATCTGCGTCTTCTCAGCTGCCGTTGCTGATCCTGCCAGGTGACGATTTCAGGAATGGCGGCAAGCACGGGATACATGGTTGCCTTGGCCAAGACCTCCATGCTGTGCACTGATTTGTCGCCGGTTTCGCGAATGGTCGCAACGCCTACCCCGCTGCCGATCCCGAGAATCAGGCCGATCAGCATGATAACCGGCACATTGGGACTCACCGGCTTTTCAGGTAGCCTGGCCGCATCGACGATGGTGAACCGTTCGCCCATCTGCTCTTTCTCCAGGCCGTGGGCGACCTTGGCTTCCAGAAATTTTTTCGAAAGATCATCGTATTTCAACTGCATGTTGTTTCGCTCGACCATCAGGTTTTTAAACCCTTCCTCAACCTTCGGCGCAGCCTGAATCCGTTTGCGGTAAGAATCACGCTTGTCGTGAAACTGTGCAAGCTGGCGTTTCACCGAGTCGATTTCCGACTGGGCGGCGGCCAGTTGGGAAGCCAGATTAATATAGTTCGGATTATCGGCACGGATAGACTTTACATCTCCGCCGACTGTGTGGAGCTGCTTTTCCAGAGTCGCAATCTCCTGCTGAAGTTTTTTTACATCGGGGTACTCATCGGAGAAGCGGCTCTTCAGGTTCACCAGTTTCGCTTTCAGATCATTGAGGCGGGTCTTGTCCTGATTCTCGTCTTCGGGCGTGATGTTCGCAAGCTGGCTCCGCAGGTAACCTTCCTTCTCCTTCAGGGTGCGCAACTGGTCATTGAACTGGATAATGCTACGCTCCACCTGGTCCAGCTCCGACAGGTTGGTTTGAACCAGTTCCGGCAGGGAATTCAGGTTTCGCTGCTTATAAGCGGAAATCTGCGCTTCAAACCCGACCAGCTTCGCCTGCACGTCCTTCATCTCGTCCTCAAGAAACTTCGAAGTCCCCGACGTGGATTGCTCACGCACCTTCAGGTTCTCTTCCAGATAAAGGGAAGCCAGGACGTTGGCGATCTGCTGGGCAGTCGCAGGGTTCCTGGCTGAGTAAGACAGGGAAAAAGCGATGGTGGCCTGAGTCGCCCGGCCGGTACGGCGATCTATGACATCGGCGCTGATCGTATCGAACTTGATGTCCTTGCGCATCTTCTCGATCATCTCTTCCGTCGTTATTTTGTCCTTGATGTCCGCGTAGAGATTGAAACGATTGATGATCTCCAAAAGCCTCGTGGAACTCATGATGCGCTGGTTGAGCACCTGCAGCCGCTGTTCGGCAAAGCTCGTCACCGTGGTGGCAACCATCTCGGGAGGGATCTCCTGCTCCTCGATCAGAATGGTCGTGGTGGAGCGATAGATCGGCGGCAGGATAAATGCCACGCTCACTGCAACAAGAAAGAGCGCTGCCGCCGGCAGGAGCAAGCTCCACTTCCTCCGCTTCAGAATATCCATAAGATCGTGTACCGTCATATTGCCTGTTGTCATGCACTGTTCCTCAATTGATTTTAGGGTGGAAAATTCTATTGCTCAAAAAACGGATAGCGAAAATTCAGGGTCAGCATGATCGAATTACGATTCACCCGAACATCGCCGGACGTCTGACGTGAATTGATCCCGACAAAATGGTAATTACCGCTAAGATCCACGTCCTTCGTGAATTCATAGCGAAAGCCGGGACTAATGTCGATGGTCTTCTCGTCAATCGTTTGATTCGAAAACTGCCGCTGATCGGACTGATTCAAATAGGCGCCGGCGTTTAGCGTTCCCCACATGCCGTAGCTGAAACGGCGCGCCATATTGAACGTCACTGCCGTGCGTTCGGCGGTACCGGAGCGGCCGGAGGCGGAAGTCACGTCCCGGTAGAAGGTAAGTCTTCCCTTTGTCAACTCGCCGTGATAGGCGAGCGCAAGCTGGCCGATCCACCCCGCGTTCGTGTCCACTGTTCGCAAGGTAATGTTCCTGAAGGTCGGGAAAAAATCAACCTGGGTGGTGGATTCGATCATCGATTGGGTAATTCGCCCGCCAAGTGATGCAGAGACCGTCCAGAGCTCGTTCAACTCTCCCTGTAATCCGGCCGACACTGTATAATTATCAACCTGGGAGCTGGTGAAGAGGTAACGGGTAAAACCTGCCGTCAGTTGACCCTTGATATTCGGCACCAGATAGGCAAGGTCATGGTCAAGCCCAAGGGTTACCGCGTGGGATGTGATATCTATTAAGCTCGGGTCAAGGTAATGGTCTTTACCGTAGTTGTAGGAAAAGGACGCGCCGGTTGTCTCGGTGAGCATGTGGCTGCCGGCCAGCGAGTATGCTGTGCGGTCACGCCTCACGGTATTGAACGTTTCCAGGATCGCCAGTCCGCTCATGCCGATATCCCGGTCAGCACGGGATTCCTGGACTAGTTCGGCACTCGCCTCCATGCTTGTACGGGGGTGCAACTGGTAGTGCAGTCGCCCCTTGTACCCCCGATCGAGAGAGTCGAGTCGACTATTCGCCGCATAATGGATGCTGTCAAGACGCGCCAGCAGATTGAGGTTCAGCCGCTCCGTTCGCTCCATCAGTTCCAACCCCGGCGAAATGGTGGTAATAAAAGTGCTGCGCTTGTCTCTGCTCGCATAGAACACGTTGTCGTTATATTCTTCCTTCAGCGCGGCAGAAGGCGTGACGGTAAAATCATCTCCCCATGAAAACCCATGCAGCAACATTACGATACATGCAGTATGTAAAAGGCAGAGGAACAACCGACCGCGATCGATGCCGGAGGTGGTGCAACAGGGAACTTTCATGGCAATCTCTCAGCTGACCCGGTCAAGGAACGACAATGACATCGCCCCGATTAAGCCTGATATTCTCCTCCGGACGGTCCCCCTCGACAACATCGTTGTAACGAAACGGTATGATCTTTGTTTTATCCCCTTCCTGGCGGAAAATCTTGACCTTGTTCTTGCCGGCGAACGGATTGAAGCCGCCCGCCATGGCCAGAGCCTGCATAACTGTGATATTCGAATTATAGGTAAAGCGTCCGGGACTGTTAACGCGGCCGAGCACATATACCACCAGGCTGTTCAGCTGCTTCACTTCAACCGAAAGGACCAGGTCCTGAACATAGCGTTTGAGCTTTTCCTCAGCCTCCACTTTCAGTTCGGCCAACGTCTTGCCGGCCGCCTTCATCTCACCGATCAGGGGAAACGAGATCGTCCCGTCCGGGAGCACGACAACCGTCCTGGTCAGGGCGTCATCTTTCCAGACCGAGATGTCCAGAACATCCCCCGGTCCGATAATGTAATCCGGATAGACAAACATCGGCCGCAGTTCGGCCTGCTCCTGGGAAGCTCCGGGCTGAGCCTCTTCGGCAGCCGCTACGCAGGGAACGGTGAATGCTGAGAGCATTGTGATATAGAGGAGTGCTTTTTGTATTGGCGTCATTTGGTCGTTCCCGGCTAATTAATTGATTTGTATTTCATCTTAGTGCTTGCAGCGTTTTAGACAGCTGTCGTGAACCGGCTCGGCATTAACGTTATTGCTCCGATGGCTAAACATGTAAAACACTGGGGTATGGCAGGTGCTGCCCTGCCAGATTGGGCGAGGCAAGCCTCGCCCCTACCATTGATATGTTTAACCACCGAAACAATAAAATACGCGGCTTCGGTTACAATTCATCAACAGCTGTATGAATTATTGGTTAAGATCGACGCATTACCTGACCAGCGCCAAAGTTTTCACTGCCTCGTCCCGGCCCGGAAACCATTCCTTACCTGCCAGCGCCCTGTCCAGGGACTCCTTTGCCAGGTCGCGTTTGCCTGATTTTTGGGATACCATCCCCAGATGATAATTCATCACCGGATTGTCTTTCCCCTTGGCCAGGGCTTTGCGGAGATGTTCCTCAGCTTTCCGGTTATCCCCTTTCCTGTAGTATATCCAGCCGAGGGTATCCAGCACCGTCGCATCATCCGGGCGTATCGCCTGAGCCTTTTGCGCCAGACTGAGCGCCCTGTCCAGGTCCTTTGGCGTGCCGTATTCGCAGAGGAGGAATGACAGATCATTGGCGGCCGTCCATAGGTCCGGCTTCAACTCCAACGCCTTGCTGTATGCCTGATCGGCCTTCGGCAGATTTTTCTGCGCACCGTAGAGTTGTCCCAGCAAGGTATAGGCAACAGCATCTTTCGGATTCGAGCGTATCCGGGCATCGAGCAGCGCAACGGCCGCGTCCCCTTTGTTCAGGCGCAGATAGGCTTGCATCAGGGAAGAGAGGAAACTGGTTGCCCGGGGGTTGATCTGCAAGGCCTTTTCCAGCTCTGCTGCCCCCCTCGCCCATTTCCCTTCCAGCATGTAAAGTTCACCCAGCTTCACATAGGCAAGGGGTATCTGGGGAACTTTGCGCTTGAGGTCGGCATATTCCGATTCGGCTCGCCCGAAATCACGAGCTGCCACAAATACGTCGCCGAGGTCGCTTCTGGCTTCCATGTCGCCGGGGTATTTCCGGACAAGCTTGCGCAGTTGCTCCTCCGCCTTCCTGAAATCCTTTTGCATGGCGTAACTGCGGGCCATGGCGCGCTGCACATCGCTTGATTCCGGATCGACCTTCAACGCATTCTGCAGGGTGTCGTTCATCAAGTTCATCTCCCGGTTCAGGGCATGGGCCTCCGCCAGGCGCAGGTATCCCTGAATGGACTGGGGCTGCTCTGCGACAACGGTGCGAAATTCCGCAACGGCATTAACCCCGTCATTCTTCAAAAGGGCAATGCTCCCTTTGAGGAAATGCCCGTCCACGTTCTTCGGACTGGCCTTAATCACCTCATCGACATATTTCCCGGCTTCAACCAGATCCTGACCGGCCAGGTATATCTTGGCCAGGGCGTTTTTTGCCTGGATAACCTCCGGATTTTTAGCATCCTTTTCCAGGGTCAGACACTCCTTCAAACAGACAATGGCCTGGTCCGCCCTGTCGCTGCCCGCATAAAGATCACTCAGCGCAAAGCGGAGTTTGAAGCTTTTTCCGATCTGCGCAACGCCGTCTTTCAGCAGACGCTCGGCATCATCGGGAAGGTTTCTGCCCAGATAGAATGCAGCCACCTGCAACCGCCGCTCCTCATCCTTCGGCTCACCGGCTACAAGACTTTTCAGCAGCGACTCCCCCTTCTCCCGATTACCGGAAGCCCAGTAGAGACCTGCCAGGTTCAGGCTGTGGCTGATATTTTTCGGCTCAAGGACGATAACCTTCCGGAGCAGGGTTTCCGCCTCGCCGGACCGCTTCGTCCCGGCATACAGCTCGGCGAGGGCAAGATTCAACTCAACAGATGCGCCGTTGGCTTCCAGCCCTTTCCGCAGTGCCGTTTCAGTTCCGGACATATCCCCTTTCAATCGGGCAATTGAGGCAAGCAGTAAAAATGCGTCGGGCTTGCGCACCCCCCCGCCGATAACCTCCTCCAGGTAGAGCCGGGCTTTGTCCAGTTCCTTCCCGGCTACCAGCGCAGCCCCCTTCAATAGTTGACCATCCTCGTGGCGGGGATTTTCCTTTAGTATCAACTCCGCCTTTTCCATCGCCTTGTCCGCCTCCCTGACCGCCAGGAACAGTTTTCCCATCTGGTACTGGGCGTCCAGATTATGGGGATTGAGCTCGATGGCCTTGTTGAAACCGCCATAAGCACCCTTAAGGTTGTTCCGCTTCAGTTCAACCAAACCAAGCATGTAGTAGGCATCCGCAAATTTCGGGTCAATCTGGACGGCATTGCGGAATTCAAGATTGGCCTTCACATAGTCGCCCTTTTCATAAAGAGCCTTCCCCTTATCGAAGAATTTCTTCTTTTTTTCTTCCGGACCGCTGCAGGCAAAAAGCTGCGTGAGCAGCAGCAACAAGCAGAGCACTTTAACCGAACGAAGCTTCATAATTCTTTCCTCCTGATTTGGGTAAATCCCCGTACGACTGAATTGAACCGACAGAAGCGCCGTTTTGGCCTGACGGGATTGAACATAATTACTTATCGCCGAGTACCTTATCCGACCGCAAGCACGACCAATGAAAGCACCGTGACCAGAGCAACTTTGTCGACCCTCCAGCGCAACTCCGCCAGCAGCACCTCATAGCTGAAATAAAGCATGATGATCTTGGCCGCCACCAGCCCGAGATGATAGTTTTGGAAGTGCTGGTCCGGCAGATTAGGCACGAGCACCGCAATGAAGAGGATAAGGAAATCCAACGGGGTATTCTTGAACCCTTCCCGGCGGCGCGTGAACTTGGAGACGATTATGATCAGCAGGGCAAAGACGGCAAACGATGCGTTATACAGGCGAAGCGCACTCCCATCCAGCCATTGCGGCAGCGACCTGTCACTCAGAAAAACCGAAAACGGGAT
This genomic window contains:
- a CDS encoding outer membrane beta-barrel protein, which translates into the protein MKVPCCTTSGIDRGRLFLCLLHTACIVMLLHGFSWGDDFTVTPSAALKEEYNDNVFYASRDKRSTFITTISPGLELMERTERLNLNLLARLDSIHYAANSRLDSLDRGYKGRLHYQLHPRTSMEASAELVQESRADRDIGMSGLAILETFNTVRRDRTAYSLAGSHMLTETTGASFSYNYGKDHYLDPSLIDITSHAVTLGLDHDLAYLVPNIKGQLTAGFTRYLFTSSQVDNYTVSAGLQGELNELWTVSASLGGRITQSMIESTTQVDFFPTFRNITLRTVDTNAGWIGQLALAYHGELTKGRLTFYRDVTSASGRSGTAERTAVTFNMARRFSYGMWGTLNAGAYLNQSDQRQFSNQTIDEKTIDISPGFRYEFTKDVDLSGNYHFVGINSRQTSGDVRVNRNSIMLTLNFRYPFFEQ
- a CDS encoding polysaccharide biosynthesis/export family protein encodes the protein MTPIQKALLYITMLSAFTVPCVAAAEEAQPGASQEQAELRPMFVYPDYIIGPGDVLDISVWKDDALTRTVVVLPDGTISFPLIGEMKAAGKTLAELKVEAEEKLKRYVQDLVLSVEVKQLNSLVVYVLGRVNSPGRFTYNSNITVMQALAMAGGFNPFAGKNKVKIFRQEGDKTKIIPFRYNDVVEGDRPEENIRLNRGDVIVVP
- a CDS encoding GumC family protein, giving the protein MTTGNMTVHDLMDILKRRKWSLLLPAAALFLVAVSVAFILPPIYRSTTTILIEEQEIPPEMVATTVTSFAEQRLQVLNQRIMSSTRLLEIINRFNLYADIKDKITTEEMIEKMRKDIKFDTISADVIDRRTGRATQATIAFSLSYSARNPATAQQIANVLASLYLEENLKVREQSTSGTSKFLEDEMKDVQAKLVGFEAQISAYKQRNLNSLPELVQTNLSELDQVERSIIQFNDQLRTLKEKEGYLRSQLANITPEDENQDKTRLNDLKAKLVNLKSRFSDEYPDVKKLQQEIATLEKQLHTVGGDVKSIRADNPNYINLASQLAAAQSEIDSVKRQLAQFHDKRDSYRKRIQAAPKVEEGFKNLMVERNNMQLKYDDLSKKFLEAKVAHGLEKEQMGERFTIVDAARLPEKPVSPNVPVIMLIGLILGIGSGVGVATIRETGDKSVHSMEVLAKATMYPVLAAIPEIVTWQDQQRQLRRRRSLLVAGIMIIPISLLAIHFLVMDLSVAWAIFKRRMAL
- a CDS encoding AAA family ATPase, encoding MEAMEPHTEVLEPPMDVLEPHMEVLEPHMEVLEPHDESSTGERLVLKPRVHHLKKTPPTEKHIRLPEHKRHVPEAPQYEFTTRPAEMEKLGWVSPTYHQSRSVTLDPRAIAENRCVAFMSDAPEVEAYRILRTKIMHRIREKGGNTLMVTSALAGEGKTLTAINLALTFAKEFSQTVLLVDCDLRRQKIHDYLKFDSDRGVCDYLLDDCPVSELMVWPGIEKLTLISGGRTISDSSELLGSPRMKELVADLKNRYPDRLVIFDVPPVLATADALAFTPLVDTILVTVREGETAVDDINRALGMLPPDKILGLVLNRTRRPMNSYYPPQKK
- a CDS encoding tetratricopeptide repeat protein; translation: MKLRSVKVLCLLLLLTQLFACSGPEEKKKKFFDKGKALYEKGDYVKANLEFRNAVQIDPKFADAYYMLGLVELKRNNLKGAYGGFNKAIELNPHNLDAQYQMGKLFLAVREADKAMEKAELILKENPRHEDGQLLKGAALVAGKELDKARLYLEEVIGGGVRKPDAFLLLASIARLKGDMSGTETALRKGLEANGASVELNLALAELYAGTKRSGEAETLLRKVIVLEPKNISHSLNLAGLYWASGNREKGESLLKSLVAGEPKDEERRLQVAAFYLGRNLPDDAERLLKDGVAQIGKSFKLRFALSDLYAGSDRADQAIVCLKECLTLEKDAKNPEVIQAKNALAKIYLAGQDLVEAGKYVDEVIKASPKNVDGHFLKGSIALLKNDGVNAVAEFRTVVAEQPQSIQGYLRLAEAHALNREMNLMNDTLQNALKVDPESSDVQRAMARSYAMQKDFRKAEEQLRKLVRKYPGDMEARSDLGDVFVAARDFGRAESEYADLKRKVPQIPLAYVKLGELYMLEGKWARGAAELEKALQINPRATSFLSSLMQAYLRLNKGDAAVALLDARIRSNPKDAVAYTLLGQLYGAQKNLPKADQAYSKALELKPDLWTAANDLSFLLCEYGTPKDLDRALSLAQKAQAIRPDDATVLDTLGWIYYRKGDNRKAEEHLRKALAKGKDNPVMNYHLGMVSQKSGKRDLAKESLDRALAGKEWFPGRDEAVKTLALVR